In Leptodesmis sichuanensis A121, the following are encoded in one genomic region:
- a CDS encoding Uma2 family endonuclease, with product MSDLLAPAQQITLTEISWEGYETILNLLGDRPVRVTYSQGVLELMILSYAHERYKRLLSRLLETLTEELNIPIASAGSTTFKRKKLERGLEPDECFYIGNEFRVRGQLSLDLAEDPPPDLAIEVDITHSSIDRMEIYARLGVPEVWRWEQDQLQFWQLQEGQYSPVNISPTLPQISATTLMEFMALLSTVDETSIIRRFRAWVRENLITREEDS from the coding sequence ATGTCAGACCTGCTTGCCCCCGCCCAACAGATCACGCTAACGGAGATTTCCTGGGAAGGCTATGAAACGATCCTGAACCTGCTGGGCGATCGTCCAGTTCGAGTTACTTACAGTCAGGGAGTCTTAGAGCTGATGATTCTATCCTATGCCCATGAACGCTATAAAAGGCTCCTATCACGTCTCTTAGAAACTCTTACAGAAGAACTCAATATCCCGATAGCTAGTGCGGGTTCAACGACTTTTAAGCGCAAAAAGCTAGAACGAGGACTAGAACCCGATGAATGTTTTTACATCGGTAATGAATTCCGGGTGCGCGGTCAGTTATCCCTAGATTTGGCGGAAGACCCACCACCAGACTTGGCGATCGAAGTAGACATTACCCATAGCTCCATTGATCGGATGGAAATCTATGCTCGCTTGGGGGTTCCGGAAGTGTGGCGTTGGGAACAGGATCAACTCCAGTTTTGGCAATTACAGGAAGGGCAGTATTCTCCTGTGAACATTAGTCCCACATTGCCCCAGATATCAGCCACTACCTTAATGGAGTTTATGGCTCTCCTGAGTACCGTGGATGAAACCAGCATTATCCGTCGTTTTCGGGCTTGGGTGCGGGAAAATCTGATAACTAGAGAAGAAGACTCATGA
- a CDS encoding type III-B CRISPR module-associated Cmr3 family protein — protein sequence MTAITASVYWYTITPLDVLMFRDAKPFTPGERAWAGSTFPPNGHAIAGALRGLLSKTNDEKLTFNMKGPFLCHNQTLYFPRPLNYVESTPLVPLEWDEQHPLQGQMKYDESKPCPLVKPSWSDKKLNDHDEDEETLLADYLPYEVIMKYVQEGNITPDDWKKGFAKPWTVEVRSHNALETGTRQVKEADGYFVEKAIRLKDGWSLAIGLDEKTHQALLSHTKGNATVLRLGGEGHRAMLERRAALCEALEEAWSKLQEASDTRRQQSKRCMAYLITPGIFERIQREATKAGDCRDIARCRAYPWEWKSDNLVSVATDKPIPISCRIQDRDGSGQSIPAPQVFAAPPGSVYYLERPQPLYADDPNAKPGKAWERAKRMRHLGYSELLWLPYSPHNKEGSA from the coding sequence ATGACAGCCATCACTGCTTCAGTTTATTGGTACACTATCACGCCGCTGGATGTGCTGATGTTTCGCGATGCCAAGCCCTTCACCCCAGGGGAACGCGCCTGGGCAGGCAGCACCTTTCCGCCCAATGGACATGCGATCGCAGGAGCATTACGAGGACTGCTCAGCAAAACTAATGATGAGAAGTTGACTTTCAATATGAAAGGCCCATTTCTCTGTCACAATCAAACCCTCTATTTTCCACGCCCATTGAACTATGTCGAAAGTACTCCCCTAGTGCCGTTGGAGTGGGATGAGCAGCATCCGTTGCAAGGGCAGATGAAATATGACGAGAGCAAACCCTGTCCATTAGTTAAGCCATCCTGGAGCGATAAAAAATTAAATGATCATGATGAGGATGAGGAAACGTTATTGGCTGATTACTTACCCTATGAAGTCATCATGAAATATGTGCAGGAGGGCAACATTACACCAGATGACTGGAAAAAAGGGTTTGCCAAGCCCTGGACGGTAGAAGTGCGATCGCACAATGCCCTGGAAACGGGAACGCGCCAAGTCAAAGAGGCTGACGGCTATTTCGTGGAGAAAGCAATTCGGTTAAAGGATGGGTGGAGTCTGGCGATCGGGCTAGATGAGAAAACCCACCAGGCGCTGCTCAGCCATACGAAGGGGAATGCAACCGTCCTGCGGCTGGGGGGAGAAGGGCACCGAGCCATGCTGGAACGCCGTGCGGCCCTATGTGAGGCCCTAGAGGAAGCGTGGAGCAAACTCCAGGAAGCTTCGGACACCCGTCGCCAGCAATCAAAGCGATGTATGGCTTATCTCATCACACCGGGCATCTTTGAACGAATTCAGCGAGAGGCAACTAAAGCAGGAGACTGCCGAGATATTGCTCGCTGCCGAGCCTATCCCTGGGAATGGAAATCAGACAACTTGGTGAGTGTTGCGACGGATAAACCTATTCCCATTAGTTGCCGTATCCAAGATCGAGATGGTTCCGGTCAGAGCATTCCGGCTCCCCAGGTATTTGCCGCTCCGCCAGGTAGTGTCTATTATCTGGAACGCCCACAGCCTTTGTATGCAGACGACCCCAATGCAAAACCAGGCAAAGCTTGGGAAAGGGCAAAACGCATGAGGCACCTGGGTTACTCAGAACTTCTCTGGCTTCCTTATTCGCCCCACAACAAGGAGGGTTCCGCATGA
- a CDS encoding RAMP superfamily CRISPR-associated protein, with translation MKPKGKSDRSSSKTPANAWREFIQAELKQNSKVGRAFEKAGFAGLENKTLSLYFEDDAAAKVARGQIEPLKQKLPSALHPCDRVDCKVGKVPVVAPATPTQPNHPQKQGKTRVDNPLQSLNFAEFGDDGKGNELSQPVLSAAVQAEKSCGLVYTKLCQRTKLLAGGDENTLRVDFSWRLRVGGTRGFRELLLPVFHPVFGVPYIPASSLKGAARAWARQNGESKSELSKILGILDGKVAQAAKVEFLDAFPTKECLSVDVATPQWHWQNGNVAYKPEPHPLLSMEQPQFLIGLRPTKPENAKYIPIVKAWLENALKSGIGSRVSSGYGRALGQSPAFLNSKNYTFELWTQGIYGSEPPSKQNGRQGKIEFRPTAIRGILRYWFRAFALSLYEPSACQTLEDTIFGKLSQQGKVAISVVYNPSKQDKPPYRYDGKIHLEATEQPYLDLLAKLLVLASHLGGVGRGSRRPLHLLDVDGRKYMRGCHWTVDTDATPLAYDLEAWKQLFEQIKDAFERIQSPITSRNSSPGSPGRRQQDVLDANAQVWLVKSPNQIPPDKVSSWDLEGLKNNVRGEALSLFYSDDRFKGKNKAGRGNPKVGGALETPSFVWIKSVFPNSGDPYQVVTTFGVDQSDRLTFAKELDQLTKKKPSEALLVFGTMPTGNTPSHPRRRQ, from the coding sequence ATGAAGCCAAAAGGTAAAAGCGATCGCAGCTCATCCAAAACACCCGCAAACGCTTGGCGTGAGTTTATCCAGGCGGAACTCAAGCAAAACTCCAAGGTGGGTAGAGCCTTTGAAAAAGCTGGCTTTGCCGGACTTGAGAATAAAACCCTGAGTCTTTATTTTGAAGATGATGCCGCTGCTAAGGTCGCTAGAGGGCAGATTGAACCGTTGAAGCAAAAACTGCCTTCAGCATTACACCCCTGTGATCGCGTTGACTGTAAGGTTGGCAAAGTGCCTGTTGTGGCTCCAGCAACTCCCACACAACCTAATCATCCGCAGAAACAAGGCAAAACCCGAGTTGACAACCCTTTACAGTCACTCAACTTCGCCGAATTTGGAGATGATGGCAAAGGGAATGAATTATCCCAGCCGGTATTATCTGCGGCAGTTCAGGCAGAGAAAAGCTGTGGCTTGGTCTATACAAAACTTTGTCAGAGAACAAAGCTCCTCGCAGGTGGAGATGAGAACACTCTGCGAGTTGATTTTAGCTGGAGATTGCGTGTCGGTGGTACTCGTGGATTTCGTGAATTGCTGCTGCCCGTGTTCCATCCTGTTTTTGGGGTGCCTTATATTCCTGCATCCTCACTCAAGGGAGCAGCAAGAGCTTGGGCGAGACAAAATGGAGAATCTAAAAGCGAACTTAGTAAAATCCTGGGAATTCTAGACGGTAAAGTTGCTCAAGCTGCAAAAGTTGAATTTCTGGATGCGTTTCCGACCAAAGAATGCCTAAGTGTCGATGTAGCTACCCCCCAGTGGCATTGGCAAAATGGCAATGTTGCTTATAAACCAGAGCCGCATCCATTATTGAGCATGGAACAGCCGCAATTTTTGATTGGGTTGCGTCCCACTAAACCAGAAAATGCAAAATATATCCCGATTGTGAAAGCATGGCTGGAAAATGCCTTGAAATCTGGGATTGGCTCCCGTGTCAGTAGCGGCTATGGCCGAGCATTGGGGCAGTCTCCTGCATTCCTCAACAGCAAAAACTACACTTTTGAACTGTGGACACAAGGAATCTATGGCAGTGAACCCCCATCAAAGCAGAACGGAAGGCAGGGAAAAATTGAATTTCGGCCAACAGCCATTCGAGGAATTCTACGTTACTGGTTTCGGGCCTTTGCTCTTAGCCTTTATGAACCATCGGCTTGCCAAACTTTAGAAGATACAATCTTTGGCAAGTTAAGCCAACAAGGTAAGGTGGCAATTAGTGTTGTTTACAATCCATCTAAACAGGACAAGCCTCCTTATCGATACGATGGTAAGATTCACCTAGAAGCAACTGAGCAACCATATCTAGACTTACTTGCAAAACTCTTGGTTCTTGCATCTCATCTAGGAGGGGTGGGTCGTGGTTCTCGTCGTCCTTTACATTTGCTAGATGTTGATGGACGAAAGTATATGCGGGGATGCCATTGGACAGTGGATACTGATGCTACTCCTCTGGCATACGATTTGGAAGCGTGGAAGCAACTCTTCGAGCAAATTAAGGATGCATTCGAGAGAATTCAATCTCCTATAACTTCTCGAAACAGCAGTCCTGGCTCTCCCGGTAGAAGACAACAAGATGTTTTGGATGCCAATGCCCAAGTTTGGCTGGTAAAGTCACCTAATCAGATTCCCCCAGATAAAGTCTCGAGTTGGGATCTGGAAGGTCTGAAAAATAACGTTCGAGGTGAGGCTCTAAGTCTTTTCTATAGTGATGATCGCTTCAAAGGCAAAAATAAGGCAGGACGAGGTAATCCCAAAGTGGGAGGCGCATTAGAAACGCCATCCTTTGTCTGGATCAAGTCTGTCTTTCCCA
- the cmr4 gene encoding type III-B CRISPR module RAMP protein Cmr4: protein MNYLTYSYLLTPLHTGASSQAGNLMGIAREAHTELPYLPSSSLRGKIRSILESMHPNEAGAFFGERIKDGQQPTEGEVWFADATLLLFPIASYSHQFVWITCPLWLSRWNRWLRDETLQTLINEWRSLLNKKPEEGGKKAISSISGNQIYLQGALLNTTDIKEIPANSACWETLQKLPDGNGILDLKNKLVVLSDDDCAGLVEIGLQREVRVALKEDEKTVAGGSFRSEEAIPSETVLFFPWGLKPAKDEDKTQEIRKSLSTILNDRLQFGGLEGLGRGWTANTTVALNPKQEQEETEQKEVGHA from the coding sequence ATGAACTATTTAACCTACAGCTATCTATTAACACCGCTTCATACTGGAGCTAGTTCTCAGGCAGGAAACCTTATGGGAATCGCCCGTGAAGCCCATACTGAACTGCCCTATCTACCATCTTCATCTTTGCGTGGTAAGATTCGCTCAATTCTAGAGTCCATGCATCCCAATGAAGCGGGTGCTTTCTTTGGAGAGCGAATTAAAGATGGACAACAACCTACTGAAGGTGAAGTCTGGTTTGCCGATGCCACTCTATTGTTATTCCCAATCGCCTCCTACAGTCATCAGTTTGTCTGGATTACTTGCCCCCTGTGGCTGAGCCGTTGGAATCGATGGTTACGAGATGAAACGCTGCAAACGCTGATTAATGAATGGCGATCGCTGCTCAACAAGAAGCCGGAGGAAGGTGGCAAAAAAGCGATTTCTTCAATTTCTGGTAACCAAATTTATTTGCAAGGCGCTTTGCTCAATACCACGGATATCAAGGAAATCCCTGCTAATTCAGCTTGTTGGGAGACTCTGCAAAAGCTGCCGGATGGCAATGGCATTCTTGACCTGAAAAACAAGCTAGTGGTTCTCTCGGATGATGATTGTGCAGGGCTAGTCGAGATTGGGCTACAGCGTGAAGTTCGAGTCGCCCTCAAGGAAGATGAAAAGACGGTTGCAGGTGGTTCATTCCGATCCGAAGAAGCGATTCCATCTGAAACAGTCCTGTTCTTCCCGTGGGGATTGAAGCCAGCTAAAGATGAGGACAAAACTCAAGAAATTCGTAAGTCCCTTTCTACTATTCTCAACGATCGCCTGCAATTTGGCGGGCTGGAAGGATTAGGGCGCGGCTGGACGGCAAACACAACAGTTGCTTTAAATCCCAAACAGGAGCAGGAAGAAACTGAGCAGAAGGAGGTAGGTCATGCTTAA
- a CDS encoding type III-B CRISPR module-associated protein Cmr5 yields the protein MLKLDTRNFSESAYSGLERVKDAVDANNHKKATSIVQSLPSYISTWGLHRLAGDGIKYAQAKSEDTKYKGQVYQEFLKTLKDLSKVAFDHTNPKTLIDMDLTVYTGLNRLAIELAREWSFWAPTILGEAEEP from the coding sequence ATGCTTAAACTAGACACCCGTAACTTCAGTGAATCAGCCTATTCAGGTTTAGAACGAGTGAAAGACGCTGTTGATGCTAACAACCACAAGAAAGCAACCTCTATTGTTCAGAGTCTTCCATCTTATATTTCAACTTGGGGATTGCATCGACTGGCAGGTGACGGTATCAAGTACGCCCAGGCAAAATCAGAAGATACCAAATATAAAGGGCAAGTTTATCAGGAATTTTTGAAAACCTTGAAAGACTTGAGTAAAGTTGCTTTTGATCATACAAATCCCAAAACCTTGATCGACATGGATTTGACAGTTTACACGGGTTTAAATCGTCTAGCAATTGAACTAGCGCGGGAATGGTCTTTCTGGGCACCCACAATTCTAGGGGAGGCGGAAGAACCATGA